The Streptomyces sp. 11x1 genomic sequence TCGCTGGTGCAGGAGCTGGTCGCCGCGCAGCGACGCGACGATCCGCTGTCGATGCTCAGCAACCGGGAGCGGGAGGTTCTCGGGCTGATGGCCGAGGGCCGGTCCAACGCCGGCATCGGCCGTCGGCTCTGGGTCACCGAGGGCACGGTCGAGAAGCATGTGCGGAGCATCCTGGGGAAGCTGAGGCTCCCCGAGGAGCCGGACGACCACCGCCGGGTCCTGGCCGTGCTCACCTTCCTGGAGACGCGCTAGGCCCTGGCGTCACATTCCCGCCTGCCCCGCGGCGCCCTGCACGTGCTCTCGACGCACCGGGCACCGACCCGAGTACGTCCGGTACGCGGGTCAGTGCCCGGCACGCCGAGAGCACGCTCCCCCGGTCTCGGCTGCGCTCGACCGGGAGGTACCCCCACGACGCCGCGGGGCCGCCCTTCGGACGACGACGGGAATGTGACGGCAGGGCCTGGGGGCGGGGATCGGCGCTTGTCCACAGGGCGCCCGGGTTGTCACTCCCCGCCAGTAGGGTGTGGAGCATGGCCGATCCCTCCAGCTACCGCCCCAGTCCGGGGCAGATCCCGGACTCCCCCGGGGTGTACAAGTTCCGTGACGAGCACCGCCGGGTGATCTACGTCGGGAAGGCGAAGAGCCTGCGTCAGCGCCTGGCCAACTACTTCCAGGACCTGGCCGGCCTCCATCCGCGTACCCGCTCGATGGTCACCACGGCCGCCTCCGTGGAGTGGACCGTGGTGTCCACGGAGGTCGAGGCGCTTCAGCTGGAGTACTCCTGGATCAAGGAGTTCGACCCCCGGTTCAACGTCAAGTACCGCGACGACAAGAGCTATCCGTACCTCGCGGTCACGATGAACGAGCAGTACCCGCGCGTGCAGGTGATGCGCGGTCACAAGAAGAAGGGCGTGCGGTACTTCGGGCCGTACGCGCACGCGTGGGCGATCCGGGACACCGTCGACCTGCTGCTGCGCGTCTTTCCCGTGCGCACCTGCTCGGCCGGGGTGTTCAAGAACGCTGCCCGCACCGGCCGCCCCTGTCTGCTCGGCTACATCGGCAAGTGCTCGGCCCCCTGCGTCGACCGGATCTCCGCCGAGGACCACCGCGAACTGGCCGACGAGTTCAGCGACTTCATGGCCGGCCGCACGGGCACCTACATCCGCCGCCTGGAGAAGCGGATGACGGACGCGGCCGAGGAGATGGAGTACGAGCGGGCCGCCCGGCTGCGCGACGACATCGAGGCCCTGAAGAAGGCCATGGAGAAGAACGCGGTCGTGCTCGCCGACGCGACCGACGCCGACCTGATCGCCCTCGCCGAGGACGAGCTGGAGGCGGCCGTGCAGATCTTCCACGTCCGCGGCGGACGGGTGCGCGGCCAGCGCGGCTGGGTCACCGACAAGGTCGAGGCCGTCACCACCGGTGACCTCGTCGAACACGCGCTCCAGCAGCTGTACGGCGAGGAGACGGGCGACTCCGTGCCGAAGGAGGTGCTGGTCCCGGCGCTGCCCGACCCCGTCGGACCGGTGCAGGAGTGGCTCACCGAGCGGCGCGGGGCCCAGGTGTCCCTGCGCATCCCGCAGCGCGGGGACAAGAAGGCGCTCATGGAGACCGTCGCCCGCAACGCCCAGCAGTCGCTCGTGCTGCACAAGACCAAGCGCGCCTCCGACCTCACCACCCGCTCCCGCGCCCTGGAGGAGATCGCCGAGGCCCTCGACCTGGACAGCGCCCCGCTGCGGATCGAGTGCTACGACATCTCCCACCTCCAGGGCGACGACGTCGTGGCCTCCATGGTCGTCTTCGAGGACGGACTGGCCCGCAAGAGCGAGTACCGCCGCTTCCAGATCAAGGGCCGGGTCGGGGACACCCAGGTCTGGCACGGCGAGGGCCAGGACGACGTCCGCTCCATGCACGAGGTCATCGCCCGCCGCTTCCGGCGCTACCTCGCGGAGAAGGAGAAGACCGGCGAGTGGGTGGAGGACGAGAACGCCTTCACCGAGGAGGACGGCCGCCCCAAGCGGTTCGCCTACCCGCCCCAGCTCGTCGTCGTCGACGGCGGGCAGCCGCAGGTGGCCGCGGCCCGCCGGGCGCTCGACGAACTGGGCATCGACGACATCGCCGTCTGCGGCCTCGCCAAGCGCCTGGAGGAGGTCTGGGTGCCCGGCGAGGACGACCCGGTGGTGCTGCCCCGCACCAGCGAGGGCCTCTATCTGCTCCAGCGCGTCCGCGACGAGGCCCACCGCTTCGCCATCACCTACCAGCGGACCAAACGCGCCAAGCGTTTCCGGGCGAGCCCCTTGGACGACGTGCCCGGCCTCGGGGAGGCTCGCAAGCAGGCGCTGCTGAAGCACTTCGGCTCGCTGAAGAAGCTGCGTTCGGCGACGATCGAGCAGATCTGCGAGGTACCCGGGATAGGGCGCAAGACGGCCGAGACGATCGCCGCGGCGCTCGCCCGGACGGCTCCGGCCGCCCCCGCCGTGAACACGGCGACCGGAGAGATCATGGAGGAAGAGGAGCCCGGTACGACGGCGGACCCCTCTGGGGAGCCCGTGGCCGCGGGCACCCCGGACCGGCGGCGAGGGCAGGAGACATGACCGAGCACCACGAGCGCCCGGGACTCCCGGAACACGCAGAACCCCCGGAGCGCACAGAGCGTCCAGGACAACAGCACCACGAGCACACAGCGGAGCGCGGGGAAGCCCACAGCGCGGTGGGCGACGATGTCCCCCGGCACCCAGCGCCACAGGAAGACGGAGCACACGTGAGTACGGCCATCGAAACAGCCGGGGTCCCCGAGGCGGCCATCCCCGAGCTGGTCATCATCTCCGGCATGTCCGGTGCCGGACGGTCCACGGCCGCCAAGTGTCTGGAGGACCTCGGCTGGTTCGTCGTCGACAACCTGCCACCCGCCCTGATCCCCACCATGGTGGAACTGGGCGCCCGCTCCCAGGGGAACGTGGTCCGGATCGCGGTCGTCGTCGACGTCCGAGGCCGCCGCTTCTTCGACAACCTGCGTGACTCCCTCTCCGACCTGGAGACGAAGAACGTCACCCGGCGGATCGTCTTCCTGGAGTCCTCCGACGACGCCCTGGTACGCCGCTTCGAGTCCGTGCGCCGCCCGCACCCCCTCCAGGGCGACGGCCGCATCACCGACGGGATCGCCGCCGAGCGGGAACTGCTGCGCGAGCTGCGCGGCGACGCCGACCTGGTCATCGACACCTCCAGCCTGAACGTGCACGAACTGCGCGCCAAGATGGACGCCCAGTTCGCCGGCGAGGAGGAGCCCGAGCTGCGGGCCACCGTCATGTCCTTCGGCTTCAAGTACGGCCTCCCGGTCGACGCCGACCTGGTCGTGGACATGCGCTTCCTGCCCAACCCGCACTGGGTCCCCGAGCTGCGTCCGTACACCGGCCTCAACGAGGAGGTCTCCGCGTACGTCTTCAACCAGCCCGGCGCCAAGGAGTTCCTCGACCGCTACACCGAGCTGCTCCAGATGATCGCCGCCGGCTACCGCCGCGAGGGCAAGCGGTACGTGACCATCGCGGTCGGCTGCACCGGCGGCAAGCACCGCTCGGTCGCCACCTCCGAGAAGCTCGCCGCCCGCCTCGCCTCCCAGGGCGTCGAGACCGTGGTCGTGCACCGGGACATGGGGCGCGAGTGACCGGACGTGCTGCTCTGCGGTTGGGCAGACTGCGCCGCGTCACCCCCGAGGGCCGAGCGGGCCAGCCCGCCGAGGCCCGCGGGGCCAAGCCGCGCCGCCGGGGCGCCCAGCCCAAGGTCGTCGCGCTCGGCGGCGGCATGGGCCTGTCGGCCTCGCTCGCGGCGCTGCGCCGGATCACCGGCGACCTCACCGCCGTCGTCACCGTGGCCGACGACGGCGGCTCCAGCGGACGCCTCCGGGACGAGCTGGGCGTCCTGCCTCCCGGCGATCTGCGCAAGGCGCTGGCCGCGCTCTGCGGCGACGACGACTGGGGCCAGACCTGGGCCCGCGTCATCCAGCACCGCTTCCAGTCCCAGGGCGACCTGCACGAGCACGCGGTCGGCAATCTGCTGATCGTCGCCCTGTGGGAGCAGCTCGGTGACCACGTCCAGGCCCTCGACCTGGTGGGCAGGCTGCTGGGCGCCCAGGGCCGTGTCCTGCCCATGTCGGCCGTACCGCTGGAGCTCCAGGCCCTGGTCAAGGGTCACGACCCCGCCCGCCCGGACGAGGTCGACACCGTGCGGGGGCAGGCGACCGTCGCGCTCACGCCCGGCGAGGTGCAGTCCGTGCACGTCGTGCCGCACGACCCGCCCGCCGTGCCGGAGGCCGTGGCGGCGGTCCGCGACGCCGACTGGGTGGTCCTCGGCCCCGGCTCCTGGTTCTCCTCGGTGATCCCGCACCTGCTCGTGCCCGAGCTGCTCGACGCCCTCACCGAGACCAAGGCCCGGCTCGTGCTGTCGCTGAACCTCGCCCCGCAGCCGGGAGAAACCGATGGCTTCTCCCCGCAGCGTCATTTGGAGGTTTTGGCACGACACGCCCCTAAACTCGCCCTGGACGTGGTGCTGGCCGACGAGGCCGCCGTGCCCGACCGCGACTTGCTGACCGACGCCGCCAAACGGTTCGGCGCCGCGGTCGAGCTGGCGCCGGTGGCCCGGACCGACGGATCTCCGCGGCATGATCCGGAGCTGTTGGCCGCCGCGTACGACCGTATTTTTCGGATGCATGGAAGGATCGGCCCATGGCGATGACGGCAGCGGTGAAGGACGAGATCTCCCGGCTACCCGTCACCCGGACCTGCTGCAGAAAGGCGGAGGTCTCGGCGATCCTGCGGTTCGCGGGCGGGCTGCACCTGGTGAGCGGCCGCATCGTGATCGAGGCGGAGCTGGACACGGCGATGGCGGCCCGCCGCCTCAAGCGGGACATCGCGGAGATCTTCGGCCACGGCTCCGAACTGATCGTGATGGCGCCCGGCGGTCTGCGCCGCGGTTCCCGTTACGTCGTCCGGGTGGTCGCCGGCGGTGACCAGCTGGCCCGTCAGACCGGCCTGGTGGACGGCCGGGGCCGCCCGATCCGCGGTCTGCCGCCCCAGGTGGTCTCCGGCGCCACCTGCGACGCGGAGGCGGCCTGGCGCGGCGCCTTCCTGGCCCACGGCTCGCTCACCGAGCCCGGCCGCTCCTCCTCCCTGGAGGTGACCTGCCCGGGCCCGGAGGCCGCCCTCGCGCTGGTCGGCGCCGCCCGCCGGCTGTCGATCGGGGCCAAGGCCCGCGAGGTGCGGGGCGTGGACCGGGTCGTCGTACGGGACGGGGACGCCATCGGCGCGCTCCTGACCCGGCTCGGCGCCCACGAGTCGGTGCTGGCGTGGGAGGAGCGGCGGATGCGCCGCGAGGTCCGGGCCACCGCGAACCGGCTCGCCAACTTCGACGACGCCAACCTGCGCCGCTCGGCCCGTGCCGCTGTCGCCGCCGGTGCCCGGGTCGGCCGCGCCCTGGAGATCCTCGCCGACGACGTCCCCGAGCACCTCGCGGCCGCCGGACGGCTGCGCATGGAGCACAAGCAGGCCTCCCTGGAGGAGCTGGGCGCGCTCGCCGACCCGCCGCTGACCAAGGATGCCGTCGCGGGCCGGATCAGGCGGCTGCTCGCCATGGCGGACAAGCGCGCGTCGGACCTCGGCATCCCGGGGACCGAGGCCAGCATCACCGAGGAGATGGCCGAGAATCTCGTGGGCTGACACAACGCCCGGAGACCTCAACTCGCCGGTGCCGAAGCTCACTTGGGGCTGTCGGCACCGGCTTCCGGCTTTCTGCGTGAATTCCGTGATTGGCTGGTGGGGCCTCCTTGACTTGTCCCAGATCTGACATGAGCCTGGCGTCTGTTCGCTACTGGGGCGAACCACTGCAAGGGGGGCTCATGAGACGAAGAGCGAGATCGATCCTCGCTGCCGGCGCGCTCCTGCTGGGCGGTGGTGCGGGACTCGCACCGCTCGCTCAGGCGGCCGAGAACGACGGCTCGGACGCGGAAGAGGTCAAGGTCTTCCGGGCCGAGGTGACGAAGAAGCAGATACCGCTGCTGCTCGCGGCCGGGCAGGACGGTCACGAACTCAGCGAGCAGGCGCCGGAGAAGGGCACCGCCTCGGTCGAGGTCTACCTCACCGACAAGCAGGCGGACGCCCTGGAGGAGCAGGGCGTCGAGCTGACGGAACACCGCCTCAGCAGCAAGGCCGAGGCGCGCGTCGAAGCCGCGGGCGACGGGGTCTACCGCCCCTACAGCGGCGCCGGCAACCTCAAGGAGGAGATCCTCCGGACGGGTCAGGAGCACCCCTCCCTGACCAAGGTGGTCTCCCTCGGCAAGTCCCTGCGGGGCCAGGACATCCTCGCGGTCAAACTGACCAAGAACGCGAAGAAGACCAAGGACGGCGCCAAGCCGTCGGTGCTGTACCTGTCCAACCAGCACGCCCGTGAGTGGATCACGCCGGAGATGACCCGGCGCCTGATGCACCACTACCTGGACAACTACAAGACGGACAAGCGGATCAAGAAGATCGTCGACTCCACCGAGCTGTGGTTCGTGATCTCCGCCAACCCGGACGGCTACGACTTCACCCACCGGGCCGACGGCAATCGCCAGTGGCGCAAGAACCTGCGGGACGTCAACGGCGACAACGCCATCACCGTCGGCGACGGCGTCGACCTCAACCGCAACTTCGCCTACAAGTGGGGCTACGACAACGAGGGTTCCTCCCCGTTCCCCACCAGCGAGACCTACCGCGGCGACGGCCCGAACTCGGAGCCCGAGACCAAGGTCCTGGACGCCTTCGAGAAGCGCATCGGCTTCGAGTACGGCATCAACTACCACTCGGCCGCAGAACTCATCCTCTACGGCGTCGGCTGGCAGGTGGCCAGCCCCAGCCCGGACGACGTGCTCTACAAGTCGCTGGCCGGCACCCCGGAGAACCCCGCGATCCCCGGCTACCACCCGCAGCTCTCCTCCGAGCTGTACACGACGAACGGCGAGGCGAACGGCCACGCCTCCAATGTCAACGGCGCGGCGTTCTTCACCCCCGAGATGTCGACCTGCCAGACCGCGTCGAACATCGACCCGGACGACGCCTGGAAGCCCGAGGACTGCGCCTCGGTCTTCACGTTCCCGGACGACGAGAAGCTGATCCAGCAGGAGTTCGAGAAGAACATCCCGTTCGCGCTCTCCGTCGCCGAGTCCGCGGTCAAGCCCGACCAGCCGAAGTCCTCGGTCGGCATCGGCGCCCCCGACTTCACCCCGGCCGCCTTCACCACGTCGTACTCGCGCGGCGCCGACCAGACGATCTCCGTCGTCGCCCGCAGGTCCGTGCGCGACAAGGAGCTGAGGTACCGGATCAACGGCCGCGGTCCCACGTACGACCAGACGCTCAAGGCATGGAAGGGCGGCGAGACGTTCGGCGGCGCCGACAACCTGTACTTCGACGAGTACCGGGCCAAGGTGCAGGACGGCGAGCCGGGCGACAAGGTCGAGGTCTGGTTCACCGGTGAGACGAAGAGCGGCAAGCCCACGAAGAGCGAGCGCTTCACCTACACGATCGCCGAACGCCCCAAGGCCGACACGCTCGTCGTCGCCGAGGAGGGCGCGACCGCGACCCAGACGCAGGTCTATGTGGACGCGCTGAAGGCCAACGGCAAGAAGGCGCTCGTCTGGGACGTCGCGACGCAGGGCGCGCCCGACGCGCTCGGCGTACTGAAGCACTTCAAGCAGGTCGTGCACTACACGGGCGCCGTCCGGCCGGGCGTCGCCACCCAGCTCGCCCTGCGCGCCTATCTCAACGAGGGCGGCAAGCTGATCGAGGCGGGCGAGAGCGCCGGCGGCGCCGTCGACCTCGGCGGCGGCACCCTGTCGAACGATTTCAGCCAGTACTACCTGGGTGCCTACAGCCGTACCTCCCTGCCGAACGCCACCGCCTTCGCCGGTCTCGCGAAGCTCGACGGCTTCTCGGGAACCCTCGGCGACGCGCCCGGCAACCCGCTGAACACCGCCGGATCGTTCGGCGTCACCTCCGACGCGCTGCCCGTGGAGACGTTCCCGCAGTTCAAGAGCGCCGGCGCGGGCCAGTACCCCGGGACGGTCAACCCGTACGGTCCGTACGAGGGCGCGTCCATGGCGGCCGCCACGCACACCGACTACGCCTGGAACCGTCTCACCCGCACCGTCGACCTCACCTCGGTCACCGCGGCGGACAAGCCGACCCTGCGCACCCAGCTGCTGTGGAGCACGGAGGAGGGTTACGACCACGCCCTCCTGGAGGCGCACACCGTCGGCGCGGACGACTGGACGACGCTGCCGGACACCGGCGGCGCCACCTCCACCGCCGTGCCCACCGAGTGCGAGGCCGGGTTCTTCGTCCAGGGGCACCCGGCGCTGAAGCGGTATCTGACCGTGGGCTCCGGGGGCTGCACGCCCAGCGGCACCAGTGGCGCCTGGAACAGCTTCACCGGGGCCTCGGACGGCTGGCAGCAGGTCGAGTTCGACCTGTCCGCGTACGCCGGCAAGAAGGTCGAGGTGTCGCTCAGCTATGTCACCGACCCCGGCAGCGGTGGTCGCGGTCTCCTCGCCGACAACGCCACCGTCGTCATCGGGGGCGCGCCCGGCGCGGTCGAGGGCTTCGAGACGTCGCTCGGCGCCTGGAGCACCCCCGGCCCGCCGGCGGGCAGCCCGGCCGTCGTGAAGGACTGGGGACTGTCGGGTGAACTGTTCAAGACCTTCGGCGCGGTCACCACGGACGACACGGTGCTGCTGGGCTTCGGTCTGGAGCAGGTCGTCTCGGCGGCCGACCGCAAGGCGCTGCTCGGCAAGGCTCTGGCGGCGTTGAAGAACTGAGCGCCGACTGGGCCGAACGGCCGAGGAACGACCTCGCGGGCGGCCCTCCGGGCGTCTGAAATCAGATGATCGGGGGGCCGCTCAAAAGGTAATCACCTTGTAAAACCCGGGCGGTCCGTACCCCTACCGGCGAGTACGGACCGCACCGGCATGTATAGGGCATCTCGATGTCACTCGACGGGTGTCGGGGAGGTAGGGTCGTAGGCGGTCGGGGACATCCCATACAGCTCGCCGGCACTGAGCCGGCGTACCAACGAGGAGATCGGTTCGTGACGATCCGCGTAGGCATCAACGGCTTTGGCCGCATCGGTCGTAACTACTTCCGCGCGCTGCTGGAGCAGGGTGCGGACATCGAGATCGTGGCTGTCAACGACCTGGGTGACACCGCGACCACCGCTCACCTGCTGAAGTACGACACCATCCTGGGCCGTCTCAAGGCCGAGGTGTCGAACACCGCCGACACGATCACCGTGGACGGCCACACCATCAAGGTCCTCTCCGAGCGCAACCCCGCGGACATCCCGTGGGGCGAGCTGGGCGTCGACATCGTCATCGAGTCCACCGGCATCTTCACGAAGAAGGCCGACGCCGAGAAGCACCTCGCCGGCGGCGCCAAGAAGGTCCTCATCTCGGCTCCGGCCAAGGACGAGGACATCACCATCGTGATGGGCGTCAACCAGGACAAGTACGACCCGGCGAACCACCACGTCATCTCCAACGCCTCCTGCACCACCAACTGTGTGGCGCCGATGGCCAAGGTCCTCGACGAGAACTTCGGCATCGTCAAGGGTCTGATGACGACGGTCCACGCCTACACCAACGACCAGCGCATCCTGGACTTCCCGCACTCGGACCTGCGCCGCGCCCGCGCCGCCGCCGAGAACATCATCCCGACCACCACGGGTGCCGCGAAGGCCACCGCGCTGGTCCTGCCGCAGCTCAAGGGCAAGCTCGACGGCATCGCGATGCGCGTCCCGGTCCCGACCGGCTCGGCCACCGACCTGGTCGTCACGCTGCAGCGCGAGGTCACCAAGGACGAGGTCAACGCCGCGTTCAAGAAGGCCTCCGAGGACGGCGACCTCAAGGGTTACCTGGCCTACACCGAGGACCCGATCGTCTCCTCGGACATCGTCAGCGACCCGGCCTCCTGCACCTTCGACTCCTCCCTGACCATGGTCCAGGAGGGCAACTCGGTGAAGATCCTCGGTTGGTACGACAACGAGTGGGGCTACTCCAACCGCCTCGTCGACCTCACGGTCTTCGTCGGCGGCCAGCTCTGATCGGCAGAGCGGGCACTTCCGTGTGAGAGCAGGGCTCGGGCGGCGCAAGGACGCGTCGTCCGAGCCCTGACTCACGTACACAAGCTGTTCCTCCTACGATCACGAGCACCACAAGTCCTCCTCGGGAGCCCTCTCCATGAAGACGATCGACGAGCTCCTCGCCGAGCCAGTCGCCGGCCGGCGGGTCTTCGTCCGCGCCGACCTCAACGTGCCGCTCGACGGCACCACCATCACCGACGACGGCCGGATCCGCGCCGTCCTGCCCACCGTGAAGGCACTCGCCGAGGCGGGCGCGCGCGTCGTCGTCGCCTCCCACCTGGGCCGCCCCAAGGGCGCCCCGGACCCGGCCTTCTCCCTCGCCCCGGCCGCCGCCCGCCTCGGTGAACTTCTCGGCGCCGACGTGGCGTTCGCGACCGACACGGTCGGCGAGTCCGCCACCGCCACGGTCGCCGGTCTGACCGACGGTCAGGTCGCGGTCGTCGAGAACCTTCGCTTCAACGCCGGCGAGACGAGCAAGGACGACGCCGAGCGCGGCGCCTTCGCCGATCAGCTGGCCGCCCTCGCGGACGTCTACGTCGGCGACGGCTTCGGCGCGGTGCACCGGAGGCACGCCTCGGTCTTCGACCTCCCGGCCCGGCTGCCGCACTACGCCGGGTACCTCATCGCCACCGAGGTCGGCGTCCTGAGGAAGCTCACCGACGACGTCCAGCGGCCCTACGTGGTCGCCCTCGGCGGCGCCAAGGTCTCCGACAAGCTCGCCGTCATCGACCAGCTGCTCGGCAAGGCCGACCGCATCCTCATCGGCGGCGGCATGGCCTACACCTTCCTCAAGGCCAAGGGCTACGAGGTCGGCAGCTCGCTCCTGCAGGAGGACCAGCTCGACGCGGTCACCGAGTACCTGGAGCGGGCGGAGAAGACCGGTGTCGAGCTGGTCCTGCCCGTCGACGCCGTCGTCGCGCCCGCCTTCCCGGACCTGAAGAGCAAGGCCCCGGCCGACGCCACCTCGGTCGCCGCGGACGCCATGCCGACCGGACAGATGGGCCTGGACATCGGTCCGGAGTCCGCCACGCTGTACGCCTCGAAGATCGCGGACGCCGCCACCGTCTTCTGGAACGGCCCCATGGGCGTCTTCGAGCACCCCGATTTCGCCGAGGGCACCAAGGCCGTCGCCCAGGCGCTCCTCGACTCGGACGCCTTCACGGTCGTCGGAGGCGGCGACTCCGCCGCGGCCGTACGGATCCTGGGCTTCGACGAAAACGCATTCGGCCACATCTCTACCGGTGGCGGCGCCTCCCTCGAATACCTCGAGGGCAAGACGCTCCCCGGCCTCGCCGCACTGGAGGACTGACCCTCAATGAGCACGCGTACGCCCCTGATGGCGGGCAACTGGAAGATGAACCTCAACCACCTCGAGGCCATCGCGCACGTCCAGAAGCTCGCCTTCGCCCTCGCCGACAAGGACTACGAGGCCTGTGAGGTCGCGGTCCTGCCGCCCTTCACCGACCTGCGCTCGGTCCAGACCCTGGTCGACGGCGACAAGCTCAAGATCAAGTACGGCGCCCAGGACCTCTCGGCCCACGACTCCGGCGCCTACACCGGCGAGATCTCCGGCCCGATGCTGGCCAAGCTCAAGTGCACGTTCGTGGCGGTCGGCCACTCCGAGCGCCGCCAGTACCACGACGAGACCGACGAGATCGTGGGCGCCAAGGTCAAGGCAGCCTTCAAGCACGGCCTCACCCCGATCCTGTGCGTCGGCGAGGAGCTGGAGGTCCGCGAGGCGGGCAACCACGTCTCCCACACCCTCGCCCAGGTCGAGGGCGGCCTGAAGGACGTACCCGCCGAGCACGCCGAGACCGTCGTCATCGCCTACGAGCCCGTCTGGGCCATCGGCACCGGCAAGGTCTGCGGTGCCGAGGACGCCCAGGAGGTGTGCGCGGCCATCCGCGGCAAGCTCGCCGAGCTGTACGACCAGGAGCTCGCCGACAAGGTCCGTATCCAGTACGGCGGCTCCGTCAAGGCCGGGAACGTCGCCGAGATCATGGCCCAGGCCGACATCGACGGTGCCCTCGTCGGCGGTGCCTCGCTGGACGCCGACGAGTTCGTCAAGATCGTGCGCTTCCGCGACCAGTGAGTCGCCGGGGCGCGGCCGGTGTCGACGAGCCGAGCGCGCGGAGGCCCGAAGGGCTGAGCACGGTCGGCTCGTCGACACCGGATCGGAGCGCCCCGGCGGCGAACCGAAGACCAGTGAGTAGGCGGTAGCAGCGAGACGTCGTACTCTTGCGGGGACCGGCCGCCGCGGCCGGTCCCCGCAGTCCATCAGAATCCGAGGAAGTTGGTCCAGCCGTGGTTATGGGGTTCTCGATCGCCCTGATCGTCTTCAGCCTGCTGATGATGCTGCTGGTGCTGATGCACAAGGGCAAGGGCGGCGGCCTCTCCGACATGTTCGGTGGCGGTATGCAGTCCTCCGTCGGCGGCTCCTCGGTCGCCGAGCGCAACCTCGACCGGATCACCGTCGTGGTCGGTCTGCTCTGGTTCGCGTGCATTGTCGTACTCGGCATCCTGATGAAGGTCAACAACTGACCCTCAGGCCGACACCGGCGAACAACGCGTCACGGACGCACCATTCCGCACGTAAAGCCCCATGCCGGGTACGCGACTTCAAGCGCGGCCTATCATGGGGCTTGCGTCTGTGGGCGGGATGTAACTCCAATCACTGGACGCGCGTTGGGCCTTACGTAGACTGAGGCGCTCGCAGCGAAGCGAAACGCCGACTCGCTTCGCCGCACCATCACGCAGGGAGTTACGACCGTGGCAAGTGGCAACGCGATCCGAGGAAGCCGGGTCGGGGCGGGGCCGATGGGCGAAGCCGAGCGCGGCGAGTCCGCACCCCGGCTGCGCATCTCCTTCTGGTGCTCCAACGGACACGAGACCCAGCCGAGCTTCGCCAGCGACGCACAGGTCCCCGACACCTGGGACTGCCCGCGCTGCGGCTTCCCGGCCGGACAGGACCGGGACAACCCGCCGGACCCACCGCGCACCGAGCCCTACAAGACGCACCTCGCGTACGTCCGCGAGCGGCGCAGCGACGCGGACGGCGAAGCGATCCTCGCCGAGGCGCTCGCCAAACTGCGGGGCGAGATCTAGGCAGTACACCGGCCGGGCACCCAGGGTGCCCGGCCGGATGTGTTCGGGGCGGTCGACCTGCTCGCCGTCGCCTTCTTCGTCCTGTCCGTCGTCGCGCTGACACCGGTGCTCCAGGCGGACGTATCTGTTGTTGTGCCGTACGACCGGAGTACGACAGCTTGTGTTCCGTCGTGATCAATTAGGTTGGAACGGCAGCGGGGCAAGGTACGCAGGCAGGACCAGGTAGGAAAGAAGGCTGAAGTCCGAGATGAACGCAGAAAGCCGTACCAGGCTCAACCAGACGCCCGAGTGGACCGCGCTGGCCGAGCACCGGGAGCAGCAGGGCGACGTCCAGCTGCGTGAGCTGTTCGCGGCCGA encodes the following:
- the uvrC gene encoding excinuclease ABC subunit UvrC, whose amino-acid sequence is MADPSSYRPSPGQIPDSPGVYKFRDEHRRVIYVGKAKSLRQRLANYFQDLAGLHPRTRSMVTTAASVEWTVVSTEVEALQLEYSWIKEFDPRFNVKYRDDKSYPYLAVTMNEQYPRVQVMRGHKKKGVRYFGPYAHAWAIRDTVDLLLRVFPVRTCSAGVFKNAARTGRPCLLGYIGKCSAPCVDRISAEDHRELADEFSDFMAGRTGTYIRRLEKRMTDAAEEMEYERAARLRDDIEALKKAMEKNAVVLADATDADLIALAEDELEAAVQIFHVRGGRVRGQRGWVTDKVEAVTTGDLVEHALQQLYGEETGDSVPKEVLVPALPDPVGPVQEWLTERRGAQVSLRIPQRGDKKALMETVARNAQQSLVLHKTKRASDLTTRSRALEEIAEALDLDSAPLRIECYDISHLQGDDVVASMVVFEDGLARKSEYRRFQIKGRVGDTQVWHGEGQDDVRSMHEVIARRFRRYLAEKEKTGEWVEDENAFTEEDGRPKRFAYPPQLVVVDGGQPQVAAARRALDELGIDDIAVCGLAKRLEEVWVPGEDDPVVLPRTSEGLYLLQRVRDEAHRFAITYQRTKRAKRFRASPLDDVPGLGEARKQALLKHFGSLKKLRSATIEQICEVPGIGRKTAETIAAALARTAPAAPAVNTATGEIMEEEEPGTTADPSGEPVAAGTPDRRRGQET
- the rapZ gene encoding RNase adapter RapZ, whose translation is MTEHHERPGLPEHAEPPERTERPGQQHHEHTAERGEAHSAVGDDVPRHPAPQEDGAHVSTAIETAGVPEAAIPELVIISGMSGAGRSTAAKCLEDLGWFVVDNLPPALIPTMVELGARSQGNVVRIAVVVDVRGRRFFDNLRDSLSDLETKNVTRRIVFLESSDDALVRRFESVRRPHPLQGDGRITDGIAAERELLRELRGDADLVIDTSSLNVHELRAKMDAQFAGEEEPELRATVMSFGFKYGLPVDADLVVDMRFLPNPHWVPELRPYTGLNEEVSAYVFNQPGAKEFLDRYTELLQMIAAGYRREGKRYVTIAVGCTGGKHRSVATSEKLAARLASQGVETVVVHRDMGRE
- the yvcK gene encoding uridine diphosphate-N-acetylglucosamine-binding protein YvcK, coding for MTGRAALRLGRLRRVTPEGRAGQPAEARGAKPRRRGAQPKVVALGGGMGLSASLAALRRITGDLTAVVTVADDGGSSGRLRDELGVLPPGDLRKALAALCGDDDWGQTWARVIQHRFQSQGDLHEHAVGNLLIVALWEQLGDHVQALDLVGRLLGAQGRVLPMSAVPLELQALVKGHDPARPDEVDTVRGQATVALTPGEVQSVHVVPHDPPAVPEAVAAVRDADWVVLGPGSWFSSVIPHLLVPELLDALTETKARLVLSLNLAPQPGETDGFSPQRHLEVLARHAPKLALDVVLADEAAVPDRDLLTDAAKRFGAAVELAPVARTDGSPRHDPELLAAAYDRIFRMHGRIGPWR
- the whiA gene encoding DNA-binding protein WhiA — its product is MAMTAAVKDEISRLPVTRTCCRKAEVSAILRFAGGLHLVSGRIVIEAELDTAMAARRLKRDIAEIFGHGSELIVMAPGGLRRGSRYVVRVVAGGDQLARQTGLVDGRGRPIRGLPPQVVSGATCDAEAAWRGAFLAHGSLTEPGRSSSLEVTCPGPEAALALVGAARRLSIGAKAREVRGVDRVVVRDGDAIGALLTRLGAHESVLAWEERRMRREVRATANRLANFDDANLRRSARAAVAAGARVGRALEILADDVPEHLAAAGRLRMEHKQASLEELGALADPPLTKDAVAGRIRRLLAMADKRASDLGIPGTEASITEEMAENLVG